The following are from one region of the Candidatus Hydrogenedentota bacterium genome:
- a CDS encoding PKD domain-containing protein — protein sequence MVEHRQLGACREKPRRTYSAIASPFERAARQKGGMSSTASRAIMCRCGHRLGPMRKRPMRVWARCALVVWCACAAADEKSATPSFTADTTLGQAPLTVTFADTSTTSGGPITAWSWDFGDGTPVSSAQNPTHTYTAPGSFTVTLTVTEGGTPYAVSTPRFVNVANTSQPPPGIVSLTSAVVVQRSGTLPKSEAKAAVVLAEEIQDRTGLNWPVTTAFPASGTVIAITSQTGLGIGAEGYHLFAQSDGVGPTIVWVIGEDARGALYGVGKLLRSIEWANGVAQLPQAPNIITAPAYPLRGHQLGYRNTANTYDGWSVAQYEQYIRELVIFGANAIENIPFDSPSPHFPITAAQMNQAVSAICDDYGIQYWVWTPANFDLNNATLRAQALADHAALYQDCARLDGVFVPGGDPGSNSPLLVLDYVQDLHDTLATYHPNGGVWLSNQGFEHTANDTLFDELQSQQPAWLVGMVYGPWTWMTLDEMRTRTPGQYPIRHYPDITHNVRCQYPVPEWDQALAHTQNREASNPRPEDHAAIHNRFAPLTNGFIAYSDGAHDDVNKQIWSMRGWDPGANIDDILHDYGRFFFGADVASDVASGIRNLERNWRGPLVSNTGVNSTFNQWTTLETQKPGLAGNWRWQFLLLRAYYDRYIRARVINENGLQQQARAVLETAPSIGANNAMNNATAIFNMATANPVRTDLRDRIEDLCVDLFASIHYQSSVNAPYVASGLERSCVLDLVDWSVNDRHFYEYWFTNVIAPMATQGEKLDAIEALLNWEDPGPAGYYDDLGNSSKQPHRVQQEPYDLDPGYVESTQNEFVWHNGVTTNLRQGAGLRSWQDQAQTLYGQPLELRYTGLQADAAYTVRATYLGRFNAVMTARADGDVLGTSGVPGSAPYQVQYTIPSSAVVDGELVLSFDRVSGRGCQVAEVWLTTPDSDSDGLPDYWELRYGLAIDDAAGVNGAMGDPDGDGLSNLLEFQGNSDPTDPNSPPNLPVAGVVALAACVTMIAVAHTVRGRRRGSLRRAA from the coding sequence ATGGTGGAACATCGTCAACTGGGAGCATGTCGCGAAAAACCTCGCCGCACATACTCCGCGATAGCGTCCCCGTTCGAGCGGGCCGCCCGGCAAAAAGGTGGCATGTCTTCTACTGCGTCGCGTGCGATAATGTGTCGGTGTGGGCATCGACTGGGCCCCATGAGGAAACGTCCGATGCGAGTCTGGGCCAGGTGCGCACTGGTCGTCTGGTGCGCGTGCGCCGCCGCGGACGAGAAGTCCGCAACGCCGTCGTTCACGGCGGATACCACGCTCGGGCAGGCCCCGCTCACGGTCACATTCGCCGACACGAGCACAACAAGCGGCGGTCCAATTACTGCGTGGTCGTGGGACTTTGGGGACGGCACTCCGGTGAGTTCGGCACAAAATCCGACGCATACGTATACAGCGCCGGGCAGCTTCACGGTGACGCTGACTGTAACGGAAGGTGGCACACCCTATGCCGTATCGACCCCGCGCTTCGTGAATGTCGCTAACACGTCGCAGCCGCCTCCCGGCATCGTCAGTCTGACGAGTGCAGTTGTCGTGCAGCGGTCGGGAACCTTGCCCAAATCCGAGGCGAAGGCGGCAGTCGTACTCGCTGAAGAGATTCAAGACCGGACCGGCTTGAACTGGCCTGTAACCACAGCGTTTCCAGCCTCGGGCACGGTCATCGCGATTACGTCGCAAACCGGTTTGGGCATCGGTGCGGAAGGGTACCACCTCTTCGCGCAATCGGACGGGGTTGGGCCCACGATAGTCTGGGTCATCGGCGAAGATGCGCGCGGCGCGTTGTATGGCGTCGGCAAATTACTGCGCAGCATCGAGTGGGCTAACGGCGTCGCGCAACTGCCACAAGCCCCAAACATCATAACCGCGCCCGCCTACCCATTGCGCGGACACCAACTCGGATATCGGAACACGGCGAACACGTACGACGGCTGGTCGGTCGCACAGTACGAGCAGTACATCAGGGAGCTGGTAATATTCGGGGCGAACGCAATCGAGAACATCCCCTTCGATTCCCCGAGCCCACATTTTCCAATTACGGCGGCGCAGATGAATCAAGCCGTGAGCGCGATCTGCGACGATTATGGTATCCAGTACTGGGTTTGGACCCCCGCCAATTTCGATCTGAACAACGCAACGCTCCGCGCGCAGGCGCTCGCGGACCATGCCGCGCTGTATCAGGATTGCGCGAGGCTCGATGGAGTGTTCGTTCCCGGCGGCGATCCTGGCAGCAATTCCCCGCTACTCGTCCTCGATTACGTACAGGACCTGCACGACACGCTGGCGACCTATCATCCCAACGGCGGTGTGTGGTTGTCGAACCAGGGTTTCGAGCACACGGCCAACGATACGCTGTTCGACGAACTGCAATCACAGCAACCGGCCTGGTTGGTGGGGATGGTGTACGGGCCGTGGACGTGGATGACGCTCGATGAAATGCGCACGCGCACGCCCGGCCAATATCCCATCCGCCACTATCCCGACATCACACACAACGTACGCTGCCAGTATCCCGTGCCCGAATGGGACCAGGCGCTCGCGCACACCCAAAACCGCGAAGCATCGAATCCGCGGCCGGAAGACCATGCGGCCATTCACAACCGGTTCGCGCCGCTGACAAACGGCTTTATCGCCTACTCCGACGGTGCGCACGACGACGTGAACAAACAGATATGGAGCATGCGCGGGTGGGACCCCGGCGCGAACATCGACGATATTTTGCACGACTACGGCCGGTTCTTTTTCGGCGCCGACGTGGCTTCGGATGTGGCGTCAGGCATTCGCAACCTCGAACGGAATTGGCGTGGGCCGCTCGTCTCGAACACGGGCGTCAACAGCACGTTTAACCAATGGACAACGCTGGAAACGCAAAAGCCCGGGCTTGCGGGGAACTGGCGCTGGCAGTTCCTACTATTACGCGCATACTACGATCGATACATCCGGGCGCGCGTGATTAACGAAAACGGTCTGCAACAACAAGCGCGCGCCGTGTTGGAAACCGCGCCCTCAATCGGCGCGAATAACGCCATGAACAACGCGACTGCTATCTTCAATATGGCGACGGCCAATCCGGTGCGCACCGATCTGCGGGACCGCATCGAGGACCTGTGCGTCGATCTTTTCGCGTCTATCCACTATCAGAGCAGTGTGAACGCGCCGTACGTCGCGAGCGGGCTGGAACGCAGTTGCGTGCTCGATCTTGTCGATTGGTCCGTGAACGATCGTCATTTCTACGAGTATTGGTTTACGAATGTAATTGCGCCCATGGCGACGCAAGGGGAGAAGTTGGATGCCATCGAGGCGCTCTTGAATTGGGAGGATCCCGGACCTGCGGGATACTACGACGATCTTGGCAACTCGTCGAAACAGCCGCACCGCGTTCAGCAGGAACCGTACGACTTGGATCCCGGTTACGTTGAATCCACGCAAAACGAGTTCGTCTGGCACAACGGCGTCACAACCAATCTGCGCCAAGGCGCGGGTTTGCGCTCATGGCAAGATCAGGCTCAAACGCTCTACGGCCAGCCGCTCGAACTGCGCTATACAGGCCTCCAGGCCGACGCTGCGTACACTGTCCGGGCAACCTACCTTGGTCGTTTCAACGCCGTAATGACCGCAAGGGCCGATGGCGATGTATTGGGTACGTCCGGCGTACCAGGATCGGCTCCGTATCAGGTGCAATACACGATCCCCTCCTCAGCGGTCGTGGATGGGGAGTTGGTGCTATCCTTCGATCGGGTGAGTGGCCGCGGCTGTCAGGTCGCGGAAGTGTGGCTTACGACTCCTGATTCCGATTCCGATGGATTACCGGATTACTGGGAACTCCGTTACGGATTGGCGATAGACGATGCAGCGGGTGTGAACGGCGCAATGGGCGACCCGGACGGCGATGGGCTGTCAAATCTGCTGGAATTCCAGGGCAACTCCGATCCGACCGATCCGAATTCACCGCCGAATCTGCCGGTCGCGGGTGTTGTAGCGCTCGCAGCCTGCGTCACCATGATTGCCGTCGCGCATACGGTGCGCGGCCGGCGCCGCGGCAGCCTGCGACGGGCTGCCTGA
- a CDS encoding superoxide dismutase, whose protein sequence is MKNTRRTFLKSASGIAAAGAAFATPNMVLAAAEDKPAASGGGALTDHKLPDLPYPYDALEPYINTETMKLHHDKHHAAYVTNLIKAEKALADARAANDFAMVQHWSRAAAFNGGGHALHSLFWTIMAPAGKGGGGEPTGQLADKIKQDFGSFAAFKAQFSAAAKAVEGSGWALLHHRVTDHRLIVLQAENQQKLGTWDSIPILGIDVWEHAYYLTYRNDRAKYVDEWWNIVNWEHVAKNLAAHTPR, encoded by the coding sequence ATGAAGAATACGCGCAGAACGTTTCTGAAATCGGCCAGCGGCATAGCCGCGGCGGGCGCCGCATTCGCCACGCCGAACATGGTGCTTGCCGCCGCGGAGGATAAGCCGGCTGCGTCCGGCGGCGGCGCGTTGACCGATCATAAGTTGCCAGACTTACCGTATCCATACGATGCGTTGGAACCGTACATCAATACCGAGACGATGAAGTTGCATCACGACAAACACCACGCCGCATATGTGACCAATCTCATAAAGGCCGAGAAAGCGCTGGCGGATGCGCGCGCGGCGAACGATTTCGCGATGGTGCAGCATTGGTCGCGCGCGGCGGCGTTTAACGGTGGCGGCCACGCACTGCATTCGCTCTTCTGGACCATCATGGCGCCGGCGGGCAAGGGCGGCGGTGGCGAGCCTACAGGCCAGCTTGCCGACAAGATTAAGCAAGACTTCGGCAGCTTCGCGGCGTTCAAAGCGCAGTTCTCCGCCGCCGCGAAAGCCGTCGAAGGTTCCGGCTGGGCGCTCCTGCACCATCGCGTCACGGACCACCGCCTCATCGTGCTGCAAGCGGAGAACCAGCAGAAACTCGGCACGTGGGACTCGATTCCCATACTCGGCATCGACGTGTGGGAGCACGCATACTACCTCACGTATCGCAATGACCGCGCGAAGTACGTCGACGAATGGTGGAACATCGTCAACTGGGAGCATGTCGCGAAAAACCTCGCCGCACATACTCCGCGATAG
- a CDS encoding type II secretion system F family protein: MPTFAYVAKTRDGQRKSGTLTAENKQALLRSLQAQGLTPESVKDKEAKLGAKGGARVKSTEILVFTRQLSTIVNAGLPLLQGLDILAEQTEDARFATTIRDIGSAVEGGDSFSEALKRHPRVFTDLYVSMIRAGEASGNLDNVLLQLADYMEAMEELKRRIRSAMTYPVVAFAMILLIATGLIVWVVPQFAEIFKSFDKALPAPTQMLINISEVLRSWKILIVIAAFIGAVVGFRAYRATPNGKLQTDAMFLKLPVFGKLLRKVAISRFARTLSTLTRSGVSILAALEIVERTAGNEVFARVVRKAADNVRGGETLAEPLARSQEFPAMVTRMIGVGEKTGALEQMLAKISDFYDSEVKAAVDGLTSLIEPILILMMGVVVGGIVIALFMPILQLSSLVSN, translated from the coding sequence ATGCCAACATTTGCGTATGTAGCCAAGACCCGCGACGGCCAGCGGAAGTCGGGCACGCTCACGGCCGAAAACAAGCAGGCGCTCCTGCGCAGCTTGCAGGCGCAGGGCTTGACGCCCGAAAGCGTGAAGGACAAAGAGGCCAAGTTAGGAGCAAAAGGCGGCGCGCGCGTCAAGTCCACGGAAATCCTCGTGTTCACGCGCCAACTTTCGACGATCGTGAACGCGGGCTTGCCGTTGCTGCAGGGCCTCGACATTCTCGCCGAACAGACCGAAGACGCGCGGTTCGCGACGACCATTCGCGACATCGGCAGCGCCGTCGAAGGCGGCGATTCCTTTTCGGAAGCGTTGAAACGGCACCCGCGCGTGTTCACCGATCTGTACGTGAGCATGATTCGCGCGGGCGAAGCGAGCGGTAACCTCGATAATGTGTTGCTCCAACTCGCCGATTACATGGAAGCGATGGAGGAATTGAAGCGGCGCATCCGGTCGGCGATGACCTACCCGGTCGTTGCGTTCGCGATGATCTTGCTGATTGCCACCGGCCTCATCGTGTGGGTCGTGCCGCAATTCGCCGAAATCTTCAAGAGCTTCGACAAGGCGCTGCCTGCGCCGACGCAAATGCTGATCAACATCAGCGAAGTGCTCCGCAGTTGGAAAATTCTCATCGTCATCGCGGCGTTCATCGGCGCCGTTGTCGGGTTCCGCGCGTATCGCGCAACCCCGAACGGCAAGCTGCAAACCGACGCGATGTTCCTCAAGTTGCCGGTGTTCGGCAAGCTCCTGCGCAAGGTGGCGATCAGCCGCTTTGCCCGCACGCTGAGCACCCTAACGCGCAGCGGCGTATCCATCCTCGCCGCGCTCGAAATCGTCGAGCGCACGGCCGGCAACGAAGTCTTCGCGCGCGTCGTCCGCAAGGCGGCGGATAACGTGCGGGGCGGCGAGACCTTGGCCGAGCCCTTGGCCCGCAGCCAGGAATTCCCAGCGATGGTCACGCGAATGATCGGTGTCGGTGAAAAAACGGGCGCCCTCGAACAGATGCTTGCGAAAATCTCCGACTTCTACGATTCCGAAGTGAAGGCGGCGGTAGACGGGTTAACGAGCCTCATCGAGCCGATCCTCATTCTCATGATGGGCGTCGTCGTCGGTGGTATCGTTATCGCGCTGTTCATGCCGATCCTCCAGCTATCGAGCCTCGTCAGCAACTGA